One stretch of Prunus persica cultivar Lovell chromosome G1, Prunus_persica_NCBIv2, whole genome shotgun sequence DNA includes these proteins:
- the LOC18787825 gene encoding pentatricopeptide repeat-containing protein At1g12775, mitochondrial: protein MAKRAPGLTLLQKGNPSSRYSLYGLVFFRSQFCSFAVNRCPTVSVKETIDLEDLVKTRCKSGNLGLDEALGHFDSVIQMKPIPSIWAINHLFGALSKMNQCSTVVSMYKQMLACVGLHPEVHTLSVVINCLCRMNRVDLGFSVLATILKHGLQPNAYTLNALLHGVCKYRSLSEAMELLQKIEEKGLACCEMTYATIINGLCRAGKTCMALEILEQMYEDGRFKPDPQCYNPIIDRLCKERRTDEALTLFRDMINKNVAPDIVSYTSLIYGLCNMGLWTRALALFEMMNKKGRKPDVVTFNSIISAACKSGKWEEAVRLFRNMIDCGA, encoded by the coding sequence ATGGCGAAAAGAGCTCCAGGGCTCACGCTTCTCCAAAAGGGTAATCCTTCTTCTCGCTATTCTCTGTACGGGCTCGTCTTTTTCAGAAGCCAGTTTTGCTCTTTCGCTGTCAATCGTTGTCCTACTGTTAGTGTTAAGGAAACCATTGATTTGGAGGATTTGGTAAAAACGCGTTGTAAATCTGGTAATCTTGGGTTAGATGAAGCACTGGGTCACTTCGATTCCGTAATTCAAATGAAACCCATTCCCTCGATTTGGGCTATTAATCATTTGTTTGGGGCACTCTCGAAGATGAATCAGTGTTCCACTGTAGTTTCTATGTATAAACAGATGCTGGCTTGTGTTGGCTTACACCCGGAAGTCCATACACTGAGTGTTGTTATCAATTGCTTGTGCCGTATGAATCGGGTGGACTTGGGTTTCTCTGTTTTAGCAACTATCCTTAAACATGGTCTTCAGCCCAATGCTTATACTTTGAATGCTTTGCTTCATGGGGTTTGCAAGTATAGGTCGCTCTCTGAGGCAATGGAGTTACTCCAGAAAATAGAAGAGAAAGGATTAGCATGCTGTGAAATGACTTACGCTACTATAATTAATGGGTTGTGCAGAGCTGGGAAAACATGTATGGCGCTTGAGATACTCGAGCAAATGTATGAAGATGGAAGGTTTAAGCCTGACCCTCAATGCTATAATCCAATCATTGACCGCTTatgcaaagaaagaagaacagATGAGGCGCTGACCCTATTTCGAGATATGATCAACAAAAATGTTGCGCCGGATATCGTCAGTTACACTTCATTAATTTATGGATTATGCAACATGGGTCTTTGGACACGAGCACTTGCTCTGTTTGAAATGATGAATAAGAAAGGCAGAAAGCCTGATGTTGTCACTTTTAATTCCATAATTTCTGCAGCATGCAAGTCTGGTAAGTGGGAAGAAGCTGTGCGTCTATTTAGAAACATGATTGATTGTGGCGCCTAA